The DNA sequence CACCGAGGAGCGCATCCTCGAGGCGTCCTTCGAAATGCAGGAGGCGTCCTGATGCCACAGCGTTACCGGATCCTGTTGCCGGTCGTGTCGCTGGCCGTGCTGCTGGCGCTGACCTTCTGGATGCAGCCGCGGGCGATGAGCTACTTCGGCCTGAACCTGCTGTTCAACCTGGCGGTGCCGATCGCGCTGGCGACCATCGCGCAGATGATGATCATCATGGTGAACGACATCGACCTGAGCCTTGGCGCCTTCGTGAGCCTCGTGGCCTGCGTGACCGCCACATGGCTGAACGACGCGCCGCTGACCGGGGTGCTGATCCTCATGCTGCTGGTGGTGTCCTATGCGGCGATGGGGGCGGTGATCCACGTGCTGGAACTGCCCGCCATCGTGGTGACGCTGGGCATGTCCTTCGTCTGGGGCGGGCTGGCGCTGTTCATCCTGCCAACGCCGGGCGGGGCCGCGCCGGGCTGGCTGAGGACGCTGATGACGGTGAAACCGCCGCTGATGCCCATGGCCGTGGTGGCTGCCATCCTGATCGCTGTCGTGACGCATCTGATGGTCATGCGCTCCGGCCTTGGCACGGTGCTGCGCGGGCTTGGCGGCAACGCCCGGTCGGTCGCCCGTGCCGGGTGGAACGTCACCCTGCTGAAGGCCACGG is a window from the Sagittula sp. P11 genome containing:
- a CDS encoding ABC transporter permease translates to MPQRYRILLPVVSLAVLLALTFWMQPRAMSYFGLNLLFNLAVPIALATIAQMMIIMVNDIDLSLGAFVSLVACVTATWLNDAPLTGVLILMLLVVSYAAMGAVIHVLELPAIVVTLGMSFVWGGLALFILPTPGGAAPGWLRTLMTVKPPLMPMAVVAAILIAVVTHLMVMRSGLGTVLRGLGGNARSVARAGWNVTLLKATAYGLAGLFGVLAGMALVGLTTSADANIALRYTLLSIAGVILGGGEFIGGKVSPVGAVIGALTLTLAASFLSFLRLSPDWQIGAQGAILILVLTARLLFSRRGAAA